The genome window GCGGCAATGTCTGATTTTAATAAAGTAGAAAGAACGACCATTTTACGTCATTTAGAGCAGTTACGTATGCAAGGAAAGACAAGTCGTACTGTGGCCCGCCATATATCCTCCATTCGTAGTTTCCATCAATTTTTACTTAGAGAAAAGCGAGCAGAAACAGATCCGACAGTTCATTTAGAAATGCCAACCATTGAGCAAAAGCTACCAAATGTTCTTTCTATTGAAGAAATTGAAGCTTTACTAGCGGCACCAAATCGCGGCAAGCCACAGGGCATCAGGGACGTGGCAATGCTAGAGCTATTATATGGCTCAGGGATGCGCATTAGTGAGCTGATTGCGTTGGATTTAGCTGATATTCACCTAACGATGGGCTTTGTCCGCGTTTTTGGTAAGGGAGGCAAGGAGCGTATCATTCCCCTTGGAAAAAGCGCTCTTTCTGCATTAAGTAATTATTTAGGTGGTGCACGGAGTCAATTACAAGGAAAATATCCAAAAACAGATGCTTTTTTTATCAATCAAAGAGGAAAACGTTTAACAAGGCAGGGTTGTTGGAAATTAATGAAGGAGCATGCTTTAAAAGCAGGCATTAAACATGAATTAACGCCACATACATTACGTCATTCTTTTGCAACACATTTAGTGGAGAACGGTGCGGATTTACGAGCAGTACAAGAGATGCTTGGACATGCCGATATTTCCACAACACAAATTTATACGCATATTAGTAAAACACGACTATCAGAAGTTTATAAGCAATTCCATCCACGAGCTTAAGAGAGAAAATTATATGTTAGTCGGAGGTCTGACCTTTATTTTTCGCTTTTTTTTGGTAAAATAGAGACAAGAGATTAGGAGGCAACAATTATGAATAAACCATTTAAAAAAATCCATGTCGTAGTATTGGACTCAGTTGGTATTGGTGAAGCTCCAGACGCAGCGAACTTTGGAGATGTAGGCTCACATACTCTCGGACATATCGCTGAAAAAATGAATGGGCTTACAATGCCACATATGGAGTCTTTCGGCTTAGCGAACATTGAACCATTACAAGGTATGAAGGCTACTGACGAACCTAAAGCATACTACGGAAAAATGCAAGAAGCATCTGTTGGTAAAGATACGATGACAGGGCATTGGGAAATCATGGGGTTGAATATCGATAAACCATTTAAGGTGTATCCTGAGGGATTCCCAGCTGAGCTTATTGCAGAGCTTGAAAAACGTACAGGCCATAAAGTGCTGTGCAATAAACCTGCGAGCGGGACACAAGTAATCGAGGACTTTGGCAAGGAGCATATGGAGACAGGAGCAATTATTGTCTATACATCTGCTGACCCTGTTTTGCAAATTGCTGCACATGAAGAAATTATTCCATTAGACGAACTATATAAAATTTGTGAAATTGCTCGTGAGTTAACATTACAACCAGAATATTTAGTTGGCCGTGTTATTGCTCGTCCATTTATCGGTACGCCAGGAAACTTCACACGTACATCTAATCGCCATGACTATGCGTTAAAGCCATTTGGTCGTACAACGATGAATGTCTTAAAGGATGCAGGCTTAGATGTTATAGCAATCGGAAAAATTTCTGACATTTTCAACGGCGAAGGTGTCACAGATGCAGTACGTACGAAAAATAATACGGATGGTAT of Lysinibacillus agricola contains these proteins:
- the xerD gene encoding site-specific tyrosine recombinase XerD, encoding MNEFQYAIEDYIHFIQVERQLSDNTLASYRRDLENYVNFLQEVAAMSDFNKVERTTILRHLEQLRMQGKTSRTVARHISSIRSFHQFLLREKRAETDPTVHLEMPTIEQKLPNVLSIEEIEALLAAPNRGKPQGIRDVAMLELLYGSGMRISELIALDLADIHLTMGFVRVFGKGGKERIIPLGKSALSALSNYLGGARSQLQGKYPKTDAFFINQRGKRLTRQGCWKLMKEHALKAGIKHELTPHTLRHSFATHLVENGADLRAVQEMLGHADISTTQIYTHISKTRLSEVYKQFHPRA
- the deoB gene encoding phosphopentomutase, yielding MNKPFKKIHVVVLDSVGIGEAPDAANFGDVGSHTLGHIAEKMNGLTMPHMESFGLANIEPLQGMKATDEPKAYYGKMQEASVGKDTMTGHWEIMGLNIDKPFKVYPEGFPAELIAELEKRTGHKVLCNKPASGTQVIEDFGKEHMETGAIIVYTSADPVLQIAAHEEIIPLDELYKICEIARELTLQPEYLVGRVIARPFIGTPGNFTRTSNRHDYALKPFGRTTMNVLKDAGLDVIAIGKISDIFNGEGVTDAVRTKNNTDGMDKVAEVVRRDFHGISFLNLVDFDANFGHRRDPLGYGNALQEFDARLPEITEAMTEDDLLIITADHGNDPTFPGTDHTREYVPLIVYSPRFNGGSELALRETFADIAATVAENFKVEAPKFGKSFLNDLK